One Phyllopteryx taeniolatus isolate TA_2022b chromosome 3, UOR_Ptae_1.2, whole genome shotgun sequence genomic window, ttattttaccatggtggagatgggaagagaaatggagtcggggttattttaaaggaagagttagcgaagaatgtcttggaggtgaaaagactaTCAGATCGAataatgaggctgaaacttgaaattgagggtgttacgtataatgtgattagcgacTATGGtgcacaggtaggatgtgacctcgaggtgaaagagaaattctggaaggaacaagacgaagtagttctgagcatcccagacagagagagagtcttgattggtgcagattgtaatgggcaTGTTAGTGAAGGAAacaagggtgatgaagaagtaacgGGTAAGTActgcatccaggaaaggaacttggagggacagatggtggtagactttgcaaaaaggatggaaatggctgtagtgaacactttttttccagaaaaggcaagaacataaggtgacctacaagagcagaggtagaagcacgcattAAATcctgtgcagatgatgtaatctgaaggaggttactgactgtaaggtggtGGTagtggagagtgtggctagccagcataggatggtgggtGTGttagatgactctggtggtggggaggaagattagaaagacaaaggcagagcagagaaccatgtggtggaagctgagaaaggaagagtgttgtgtggcttctcgggaagaggtgagacaggctctcggtggagaggaagagcttccagaagacgaccactacagccaaggtgatcagagagacaggcaggagagtacttggtgtatcttctggcaggaaaggagagaaaggagacttggtggtggaacctcaaagtataGGAAATCATATAAGGAAAGAGGTTAcgtaagaagaagtgggacactgagaggaccggggagaggcaaaaggaatacattgacaTGCGATGTAGGGAAAAGGTCGAGTtgacaaaggccaaacaagaggcatatgattacatgtatgccaggttggagactaaagaagaagaaaaggatctatacaggttggctaGACAGCGGGATAGAGAtgagaaggatgtgcagcaggttagggtgatcaAGGAtcgagatggaaatgtgttgactggtgccagtcgtGTAAAGtcgatgaatgaggaaaatgagagagaaggaagagtagaagtgtgatggaacaggaagtggcaatgattagtaaggggatagttaggtattaaagaggatggtaaaatggaaaggcagttggtcctgatgacattcctgtggcggtatggaagcatctacgaaaggtggctgtggagtttttgaccagcttgttcaacagaattctagcaggtgagaagatgcctgaggaatggaggaaaggtgtgctggtgcccatttttaagaacaagggtgatgtgcagagctgtgggaactatagaggaataaagttgatgagccacacaatgaagttttgggaaagagtagtggaggctagactcaggacagaagtgagtatttgcaagcaacaatatggtttcatgcctagaaagaataccacagatgcattatttgccttgaggatgttgatggaaaaattcagaggtcagaaggagctacattgtgtctttgtagatctaaagaaagcctatgacagagtacccagagaggaactgtggtactgcatgcggaagtctggagtggcagagaagtatgttagaataatacagaacatgtacgagggcagcagaacagcactgaggtgtgctgtaggtgtgacagacgaatttaaggtggaggtgggactgcatcagggatcagccctgagccccttgcagtggtgatggataggctgacagatgaggttagactggaatccccgtggaccatcatgtttgcagatgacattgtgatctgcagtgaaagcagggaggaggtggaggaacagttagaaagatggaggctttcactggaaaggagaggaatgaagatgagccgaagtaaaacagaatatatgtgcatgaatgagagggatggagggggaagagtgaagttacagggagaagagatagcaaggttGGAGGGCTTTAAATACTTAGGATTAACATTCCTGAGCAAAGGTGaatgtggtaaggaagtgaagaaacgggtccaagcaggttggaacgagtGGAGGAAggcgtcaggtgtgttatgtgacagacgTGTctttgctaggatgaagggcaatgtTTATAAAACAGTCATGGCCATCCATGATGTGCATATTAGAAACAGTGGCACTGACGAGACAGAAAGCAGATCTGAAGGTAGCATAAATGAAGAAGTAGAGGTTCtgtcttggagtgaccaggttgcataaaattagaaatgatcgcatcagagggacagccgaggtttgatgttttggagacaaagttagagagagcagactttgatggtttggacacgtccagaggagagagagtgagtatattggtagaaggatgatgaggatggagctgccaggcaagagagctagaggaagaccaaagagaaggtatacaggaagtcctcgatttacgaacgagttccgttcctacgctggcgacgtaacacaaTTTCAGcgcaagtcggatttcaccgttaaagtcgaaatttacgtttaaatacttctgttacgggtattgtcccaagtgattgtgacagcaagctcagtgtgcgTGGGCGTGAGTCGATGTccgagtgagacgggactgcggaGGTGGAAGGAGTGAATACgagtgcgagtgtgtacagtggcaagtgtagtgacggcgaccggggaagagtagcgattgtcgaatgtgcagaggagctaataaagccattacaGCAGCAAATAGGCGctttgtgcctttattgttgccgccacccagctcaggtgtgcaacgagagaagggagttaacccctgcgtctcccgaccacggtcaggtgaccggaGCGGGAAAGAttaacactttgtataaagaaactaaaatacattaaaatacaaaataatatgctgtacttaccattactgctgagagtgtgaaaaaaggagggcgaaaaaggcaaagatactcccgccgcacaaacacagacacgcacTATGTACTAGCttagcagaaacactatggtgctgggacaaaatggcggacgaggcacgggcgtcgtaaagtcgaaacgtcgtaggtcgagtgcgtcgtaactcgaggacttcctgtatagaTGTAGTAAGGGAAGGcaggagggcagttggtgttggagagcaGGATGGcgaagataggcttacatggaaaaggatggcgcCTTGTAGCggcccctaacaggacaagccggACAGAAAAGTGCTGCAGCCTGCGTGGAGGAAGTGAGGATCAACCAACTCAGGAGTATCGAGTACAGGGATGTCCTACATGCAGAGTTTGTCATAAATCTCAGAGCTGCATGGTAGAGCGTTTCAAGACAGGGCAGTGGAACAAGCAAATCTATAAACTGGGTCACCCTAATCTAATTGTGACATGAACGAGTTTGCGGGAAAAAGGAGAGAAGCATGatttttagccttttttttggggcccccccccccccccaaaaaaaaaatagtgaactTGAATTTCTTGACTAATGCATTgacatttaaaatcatttaaaattgcTGTCCAGCCAGATGCCGTTGTATTTTTACAAACGTCTGAACAAACTTTAAATAAGAGTACCATTATGGGTAGAAATAGAGGGGGACGAGGCAGTTGACTTAGATGGAGCAAATGACCATGGTTTTAGTTTTACTAccattcaaaaataatttggaaTCAATGAGAGCATCCTGCAAGCAAACAAAGTCACCGGTGAGGTGAGAATAATCTGCTAAACCTCTCATCATTGCCTCTCGCAGGCAAGGGGACAGACACAATGACTCTTTACCAACAGGTCTTTCTGACAAGATTACAAGTCCTGGCTTTGTAAACTCTGAACCCATGGCTGGGTTTTGAAGCTTGATGTTGCTAGTGATGGAGTCACCTATGACTAATGTACGGGAGCCAGTAGACTGAGTAGGAATGGGACGAGCTAAATGAGTGAATCTGTTATCTTCTGAACAGGCTTGCCTTAGTTAGCTGGCCGCTTTGGGCTAATGCTAACAGGACTAGTAGGTCAGCTACAACCTACATTATCAGTTGTGCTCGCCACATCTACAGTTAACAAACTATTCTGCTCTGGCTAGCGGAGATGTCCCTCTAGTAGGGAAAGCCTCTTAAGGAGAAGTCCACACTTGCGTTTATTTGTTCGGAGTTTTGGAGGCGAAGTCTGTGGGATAGACGGGCAGCCGAAGAGCCTCGTCGGCGTCGAACAGTGGTGTTGCTGAAGCTGGTCGCCTCGAAAACAGAGCTACTCTGCTCTCAAAAATTCTAAATAGtctcaaaaagtaaaaatgacagtaaaatttaaatgtaaaaattagactttacaccgattttattgggctgatcggtatcggccgatatttagcattttatggtcATCGGCTGATCGGcgttaatgtcataattcgccgtcattgatcggctccgcgaaagacatttactccgcgtcgccatggtgcacagtatatttgaatccaaaagcttgtttattttcagCCTTGTTgtgcgtcttttgacgtagtattggaaatatctgacggccaataaagttattcaaAAAACGTCGGCcgtgtggaggtcctgggccggtatggttacacgtggtctgcggttgtgaggctgGTTGTATGTACTGCCAAACTGTCTGAAAggcctttggagacggcttatggtagaagaatgaacattcaattcacgggcaacagctctggtggacattcctgcagtcgccatgccaattgcacgctccctcagaacctgcgacatctgtggcattgtgatgtgtgataaaactgcacatttcagagtggccttttattgtggccagcctgtggcacacctgtgcaataatcatgatgtttcatcagcatcttgatatgccacacctctgaggtgggatggattattttgacaaaggagaaatgctcacgatcacagatttagacagatttgtgaacaatatttgagggaaatggccttttgtgtatgtagaaaaagttttagatcttggagtccagctccaagtgttgcgtttatttatttattttttcagtgtatATCTTTTTGCCCATTAATCTTGTGACATGGTACATTTTTGTCAGTTTGCATTATTTGTTTctgttgtttcttttcagtGCTTCCACATCCTTACCCTGCTCTTTCTACTAATGTACTTCCCAACCTTACCAATTTTGCTGCTCAGCCTGGTTTGCTAGGTAACACACACAGTTTTCAGGTGAGATTTCTTGCCATTTTGTCTGTAtttattgtacatattttatcaatcaatcaatcaatcaaagctTACTTCTATAGCACTTTTTATGAGAGGAAATAAGTTGTTTCTTGttctgttaattttttttcattcttattattgtattgttgttgttgttgttgttttaaagccTTTCTCCTTCACACAGACTTATGTTCCTACAACTCAGCTCCAGTCTGTTGGCCAAGTTTATCCTGCACGTGTCCCTTATATTGGTAAGATAAGAAAACTCAGTTAAACTAGAAGAATATAAGAACGTAATGTTTCTTTGTATATTTTAAGTGGGAAAATGTCCTCCAGGCTCCAGTGACATGACTTCCTTCTTGATGATTGACGCCCGACAGCAAAACACCGAGATCCGGTTAGCTGTCGGAAAAGTAGCAGACAAAGTTGATCAACTTGCATCTAAGGTACACAATCCAAGAATATGCCAAGTATGGCTTTAATACAAATTTGTCTAACTTTCGACTCAaaattattgaatattttatttattagataGACGACTTTCAAAGGCAGGGAACTGTCTCCTTGGGCCTGTCCGGTATATCGATGGAGTCCTCCATGATCATGCAAAACGTCCAAAGAATTATCCAGGTATGTCATTAAAGGTCGTTTTACTACCACCTTGTGTGACTGACAAAAATGTACATGAGCGAAACAAAACCAGAActacaagaaataaaataagaatgatggcagctcacagtccggactaCAGACGAAGTTGAAACTTCTcaattttcattgtaaatattattgaagaaaagtattgtaagtcctttcGTGAGTCATCATGACTGCTTTATGACCGcgcacttcggtatgaataattaacccacaatgcattgggCACTTAAcatgccagtaaaactgtattcttaatgtgtaaataaaaaaagtaacaacaatcggatacactttttacaaaggaaaataacaaaaataatgtggCGATAgggaaattgtgcatttctttgtaattttatggtagtgggatttgaaccccagtcctcagaactgtgaggcagatgtttaaacagtcgtgcaccgtgccgccatctttaAAATATcgttttgtgtaaagaacatgtTTTAGCGAGCTAGCTTGAAATAAAGTAAGCGTGTCCGAGCGAAATTTCAAACTAGTCATGGATTTTCAAAGTACTACGCCTCGCCCTCCTCTCTCCCGCTGCGGTTGTTACCGCTCCTTATGCTGTAATTGAccaatttgaacaaataattacttggGCACTCTTTATTTGGAATGCATAATCACAGCTAGACGATGATCATCTTCTTTGGAAGAATTTAGGCTTCGAAGGAAGCAAAAGctgaattatttaataaaaagttCAAACAACTGATCTCATTTGAAAAAATGAGTAAATCTAAGGCGAGAACGTGATGTTATCGAAGTTACAAATTTGTGTAATATCTTTCCCTCGTAACGACTTATTCACAATAACATATTTTCTCGTATTTCTgtagatccatccattttctttaccgcttatcctcactcgggtcgcgggctgctggagcctatcccagctatctatttctcaaaatcctaaaaataataaaaatgcagaTGCCAATGCACTTACAAGCACCTCATTGCTTGAGACAAATGTAAGGAATGAAACTTCTTGAACTGTCAAACTACTCAATGCAAaattaaaatgagacaaaaggaaaatgtttccgGGTCAGTGAGTCAAATCCAGATGAAATCTTCCATCGATGAATCAATCTCAAGTGGGGAAGCGGCacttatttgcaataacttgacaactaacttttaacatggaaaaacagacaacatacatttaaatatcaAGAAATCCCCAATGAATATGattacaaatgataatagcAAATGCACCCTCCTCTGGCTGATTGGTATGCTGCTCGCTCTCTGTTGGGGTAGGGGCAAATTTATTGACATCACCCCAGAGAAGTCTGCAAACGTCAAAACGACCAAAACTGTCCAGAAcacagggaagaagaaaaaaaaaaagggggggggaatGGGAGAATGACAGGTcaacttttggtttgtcccattagCTGTTGTAACAACCATTACGcgtatgatttgtttggcagtaacGATAGCGagatcaaatgaaaatgttctattttatattttaaattgtgtggccTGTTATCTTATAAATTAAAGGCAATGTTAAAAACGAACTAACGACGAGAACTTCAGAGGAACTTCAAATTGTGCCAGTTGTTTGCtaactcccattgaacatgcgTTTGAATGGGATTGGTTaactctgaacacagccacattcccagttatgagggtgtgcacacttaggAAGAAAAATAAACGACTGAGATAATCTTTCTCGAaaggattacattttttttttaattgagttgtatagcttataagtcacattaatgacgtaaaataaataactaaatattttggcctcactttattttgcatcacaaaaacctggcatttgtcAGGGATGtgtacgaccctagtgaggataagcggttcagaaaattgaTGTATAATGTCCTTTTCTTGTTTATAGGAAAATGAATGTTTAAAGAAGGAAATATTTGAGAAAAGCTCTCGTATTGAGGAACAAAACCGTAACATAAGTGAACTATTCAACCAAAGCCAAAGgtgagtgtgaatatttttcaGTAGTCTCATCCGTTCCTGTCCAAATGCCCAGCTATATAATGCCAATTCATATATCTTGTGTAGGTATATGGAACAGAGCAACACCCTTTTGGAAAAGAGAAATGACTCCCTGAAGGCCTCGAGCGGACAGAGTGAGGCCAGACAACTGCAGGCTGAACAAGACAAGGTCAGTGTTGCTCATCACTGCCAAATTATAATGGGCACAAAATGTagctttgtttacatttgtttatatCTTACATCCATGTTTTGCATTCCTTAAGAAGTGAAAACATGACAAcacaactcttttttttgtttgtttgttttttgttttctttttgtcgaACGAGAATTTTCAAGTGGTCTGGTAGGCCCTTTTTGCTTCCATTTTGGGCCAGATTGTCTTCTTTGAATAATGTGAGGGAAATTAATTGTTTTGCTTCTCCTTGTCGCACACTTCAGAAAATTCAGAAAACcttgtacgcacaaaaatatccagaggTATGCATCTGTgagtacgcatgaatccaagcacatttccttcgtacattccaatcaacgtggaaatgagcgcacatgctGGAGttgccgactcctccctgtccacgccaaCATTTAAATACGCAAATCATATTTTCAAATCATAAATTCTGTCACTTTATAGTATGTTACAGTGTTTCTCAGTGTGGCACGTACGCGGCGCTCCCTCTGGTGGTATGCGAAATAATCATTGAATATTGCCGCACTCGCAACACTGCAATTGTGTGTTCTTTAGTTCTGTAATATCCGATTTTCCAGGAGTCCTTGAAGGAAACCAGCCGagtgtgatttgtgattggctgggggaATCGAGGGGTGAGGAGAGAGGGAGTAGCGAAAGCGTGTCCATTTAGACACGTGGGCTGACTGTTACAGGAAATACGGTATAGTACTTTATTAATCTTGTTTTGGCGGGATTACGGCCGACactaatttgttttgaaatagttTGTTGGTAGCTCACTGCTTGTCCTGGTTTCTTCTTCCAAAGCAAAGGTAGCACTACATGAACAACAGTACAACTTTGGTTTCTGTGGGTGCGCCGATGAACCCCCCTCTAAGCAGCAGCAAACAAATGGTGCAACCAGTGAGAAATTAAATGACTTAACTAGATAAAACTACACACTCCTTCTTTATTTTAGctctgtgcttagggtcatagtcttgttggaaggtgaaccttcggcccagtctgaggtcctgagcactctggaggagGTTTTTGTCTcgaatatccctgtacttggccgcttTCATCTTTCCCTTGATTGCAagcagtcgtcctgtccctgcagctgaaaaacacccccgtagcatgatgctgctactacaatgcttcactgttgggactgtattggacgggtgatgagcaatgcctggttttctccacacgtaCCGctgagaattaaggccaaaaagttctatcttggtgaatcttatttctcaccatcttggtgtccttcaggtgttttttagcagactccatgcgggctttcatgtgtcttgcactgaggagaggcatccgttgggccactctgccaaaaagccccgactggtgagAGCTGAGAACATTGGACAAAGCCAATACagcaatttggaatgtcctgaaaaagaaagaaactcccggtgtactgagcaacagacatcaaagaggttggccaagggtatcaacagcaattgatgacagaaacattgtgagagctgtgaagaaacacccaaatacaacagtcagtgacatcactgccaacctccacagggcaggggtgaaggtatcacaatccactgttcgaagaagactttgagagaagaaatatccAGGCCATACTACAAGATGCAAActactcatcagcaaaaagaatcagaagggcAGATTGGATTTTACAAAGTAGTACAGAGATGAggcacaaaagttttggaacaaggtTTTATGGACCGATTAGACCaatattaacctctaccaaagtgatggaaaggccaaggtatggagaaagaaaggatctgcttatgatccaaaacacaagcttatctgtgaaacatggtggatgtaatggcttgggcttgcatggctgcttctggaacgagctccctagtctttattgatgatgtaactcatgatggtagcagcagaatgaatgcTGAAATTTACAAAACCATtgtgtctggcaatttacagaaaaatacatacaaactaATCGgtagaagcttcatcatgcaacaagacaatgacccgaaagacactgccaaaacaacaaaggacttcatcaggggggaaaagtggaaggtcttagactggccaagtcaatcacctgaccttAAGCCAATAGAGCATACATTTTACCTcatgaagaggagactgaaagaAGAAACTAACAGAAACAAACCAGAACTGGAAGAGGCTTCAGTAAAgtcctggaaaagcatttcaaatgaagaatgcaacagtctggtgaagtcaatgggtcacaggcttgatgcagttattgcaggGTCAGgtttatgccaccaaatatttgttattcactcaaagttaatttaataatgcctgttccaatacgtttgttcacttgaaaagtgggtggcttcaaacaaaaggtgctgtcAGGGCCGATACTGattattagtagtcaaggaggccgGTGACCAATAATTGAAGCCGACTTTTGTTTAGCGGGAAAagaaaatattggtgtcaaaatttttttgggtttcagtttccactcagtgacggtgtaagTGGTTGAACGTCTGTCTCAGAGGCCTGTATTGACTGGGAACCAGTCCAGAATATAGTATGCCTTTTGCCAAAAGTCAGGTGGGACAGGCTGCAGCTCTCCACAACCCTCAGCAGGATAagcgcgatagaaaatggatcggtggactttttatttgtttgtataccAATAGTTGGATCTCTAGCGTGTCAGCCCTCTCTCAGGtaaaccaagtaaatctttttttccactgcttATTTCTTAATACGTGTCTGTGAACAAGCCGTTCTTCATTTTTGGGAATTGGTACTCATAATTCTGCTGATTTTCATAACTCTCCCCAGACTGACTTTCAGCCTCAGTTCTCAGTCCTCCCCTGCGAAAAAGACTTTCAGGCCACGGCCGGACTAGACTCGctgaaacactatcatgtcaaagcaataataataagcagAGCTGCTAGCTCCGCCCCTGGTTGTCATAACGAAAGACATACTTGcctttgtttttgacaaaagcatgtcagacATAGTCCATAGACAATATACCATGGGAAGTGTTTTAAAACAGTTTAACTCAATTGAATTAcctttgtttttgacaaaagcatttcAGACATAGTCCATAGACAATATAccatgggaactgttttaaaacaGTTGAACTCAATTGAAGTTAGCATTTTGGTGTGGCCCTTGACAACTGTTCCAGTTTCTCACATGGCCCCTTGGGAACATAAATTGCCAACCCAGGGTTAGaagtttgaaaatgaatttttgctTTACAAAATAATATCCAGAAAGCATCTGAAAACTATTGTTGGCCATTATTTCCTAGCCATGGTTTTAGTTCCCCAGTCtcatttgtgcttttttttgggtAGAGCCACCGGCATATCTCTTGCTCATACTGTCATTGCATCTTCTTGATTGCTCACCAGATTCAGTTGAGAGAAGAACTGGCATCAACCACAGCCCAGCTTTCTCAAGTAAAACTAGAGACTTTGGCTCATCAGCAGAAGGTTTTGGAGCTGCAGACTAAACTGAGCACAAGCCTGCTCAACTGTGAACACTGCTCTAAGCACATCCATGAGCTGCAATCACAACTGGAAGGTTAGTGTTCATATATTTTCTCTGGAATAGGTTGATAAGTTCTCTTTGTAGTAAGAACTCTGTGTATAAAGGAACTCCTAAGTGGAAGTGCTTTTCAGCTTTATGTGAAGCAGACATTACTTTTCTATCAGGTTCATTGGTGAAATGGAAAGCTGCCAAAATGTAGGTATCAATGGTACAGTGCTGTGGCGTTACACTGTATCTCGCTGTTATGATGTGACGTTATTATAATTGGGGATCCAGCCATTGTTGTCTCGCTTACACAACTCTTGAGCACACCTCCTGATCAGAATTTACAGATCTTAACTTTATTGTGAACTGTATTGCTGACGGAAACATGGCCTTCTAATTTTCACCTTTGGCCTACAAAAATCTGAAGTGGCCAGTCTCACtctaatgaatgaatgacatcaTCACTGATCGAACATTGCTGCTAgtatatgtgtttgtttgtgtcagaGCTGAAGGAAGTATCAGAAAGAGCCCAGGTACAGTACCGTGCAGAGATGCAAAGGCGCAAGGAGATTGAGCAAAAGCtcaaaaacatggaggaggaAGTTAATGACCTGAGGAGGAATCAAAATGGTCTCAAACAAGTGAGTGCCCTCCATAATGTTTCTTCTGTCACTAAGCAGTTCAGTACTGTACTGTTAGTGTGTATGATCTTCCCTTTACCATATTACCTTAACTCATATTGCCTGGGTGGGAATCACAGAGTAACTTGTGATACGATATATTTTTCCAACTGCAATGATATCTTGATATAGCAATTATACAGCAGTCTGTATAATGGAAGAAAGTTAGCTACGATACATCACAATATCTGTGACCGAAGAAGAGAAGATTGTCGAAACATATTAAGAATACAAATATCAGAGAAATTCATTGACTACAAAATTCATCTTTCTCTCATTTGTCTCAATTTAACCAACTGATGAAACAGTGAACAGTAAATTCagtcaaaaataaacacaaacgaCAAACTTGTAAAATCAACACAATGGACCGACTTGTAATGTAAAATGGAGATATTTATTTTTGGCTatcactgttttatttttaacgtTTAATTATAATCATACAAAAGGTTTATCATCTCCTTCCTGAAATTTGGTTAGCTGGGACGCTTATAACAAAAGGTACACCAGACAACAGTTTACAACAGTAGAATACACAACTGAGGTCTACTAAGACTCGCATGAGATGCTGACGTCATTTGATGACagtttttaatttcaaaagttgttcaaacttcaaactgttcaaaCTTCAAAGGAATTGTCTCAGATTGTCtcgaggcacaaatctggggaagggtgCAGGAAAGATTTCTGCTGCTTTGAGATTCCAATGAGTGGTGTCTCCtattcttttgatctgaaacccaaatgtatacaacaaaaacaaaggaattcaacttgccgttccaatagttttggaggggactgtatttcAGCCAATAGATCTTGCCCGGAAAGGCAACATGACTGAATCAACAGTCTACCCTGTCTCATCCAAGTGAGCGACTGTATACCCAACCTACTGTTGAGCCAGTGACAAGTCTGGCTTTTGTTCCCGTGATGACTGGG contains:
- the LOC133475437 gene encoding FK506-binding protein 15-like isoform X4 — protein: MFESEKSSTDFCKEVCLAKANSCDVLDAVVTQDLSLGEGQAVQYGDSLEVTYRGWLLQNHTIGQMFDSNQKKDKLLRLKIGAGKVIQGWENGLLGIRKAGCRLIVVPPNLAYGAKGVPDCVPANSTLIFEAALKRVKFSKDYGSNQATASSRDSGTPSPAPSVEILTPDPPVQTTALDSGKKGETPSNSLREQLITTDSTKAKLISRMAKMGQPMLPFLTCQPESSDSELEDTTTGRAKDLLVAQSCVQISSTAPLQAHVLPHPYPALSTNVLPNLTNFAAQPGLLGNTHSFQTYVPTTQLQSVGQVYPARVPYIVGKCPPGSSDMTSFLMIDARQQNTEIRLAVGKVADKVDQLASKIDDFQRQGTVSLGLSGISMESSMIMQNVQRIIQENECLKKEIFEKSSRIEEQNRNISELFNQSQRYMEQSNTLLEKRNDSLKASSGQSEARQLQAEQDKIQLREELASTTAQLSQVKLETLAHQQKVLELQTKLSTSLLNCEHCSKHIHELQSQLEELKEVSERAQVQYRAEMQRRKEIEQKLKNMEEEVNDLRRNQNGLKQSDWGLTNGKRRDHFPKQQH